The Roseibaca calidilacus genome has a window encoding:
- a CDS encoding bifunctional metallophosphatase/5'-nucleotidase produces MTNIQFNRRGFLSLAGATLALTGAGSFTMRSAQAQAGFSLTVLHINDMHSRISEISKYNSSCSDDDSAEGKCFGGSARLATAIRQRRAAHEDAGRPVLTLDAGDQSQGTLYYTTYGGKAEIQMMNAIGFDAMGIGNHEFNRGPEGLAAMIAEANFPLVSGNITVAEGSPLAGRIQPRVVIEKDGERIGILGVTTPETVILSSPGPDVSFQDEIEFLQGAVAELQAEGITKILVLSHVGYNRDQEIVAAVDGISAIIGGHSHTRMSNTEEGAVEYATLVASPSGRAVPIVQAFAFSRYLGELQLDFAEDGAVVSASGDTVLLDASFAPAEDIEALIAPLAAPIERLVRAPVAEIAAPIDGERENCRARECEMGNTVADAMLAEVADRGISIALANGGGLRASIGAGTATLGDVLTVLPFQNTLYTLELPGAALVAALEHGVNDVENGAGRFPQVAGIRFKLDPSVAPGEGRVSDVEVREGDSFVPIDMTKSYGIVTNNFMANGGDGYAMLRDQGMNGYDTAIDLAEVLARHLSANEPFAPQIDGRILQ; encoded by the coding sequence ATGACCAACATTCAATTCAACCGCCGTGGATTTCTTAGCCTTGCCGGGGCCACGCTGGCCCTGACCGGCGCGGGCAGCTTTACAATGCGCAGCGCGCAGGCACAGGCAGGCTTTTCGCTGACCGTGCTGCATATCAACGACATGCACAGCCGCATCAGCGAGATCAGCAAATACAACTCTTCTTGCTCTGACGATGATTCGGCCGAAGGCAAGTGTTTTGGCGGCTCTGCCCGTCTGGCCACCGCCATCCGCCAGCGCCGCGCCGCGCATGAGGATGCGGGCCGCCCGGTGCTGACGCTGGATGCGGGCGACCAAAGCCAAGGCACGCTGTATTACACCACCTATGGCGGCAAGGCAGAGATCCAGATGATGAACGCCATCGGCTTTGATGCGATGGGCATTGGTAATCACGAGTTCAACCGCGGGCCAGAGGGGCTTGCCGCGATGATCGCAGAGGCGAATTTCCCGCTCGTCTCTGGCAATATCACCGTGGCAGAGGGCAGCCCGCTGGCGGGCCGCATCCAGCCCCGTGTCGTGATCGAAAAAGACGGCGAGCGCATCGGCATTCTGGGCGTGACCACGCCTGAAACCGTCATCTTGTCCTCGCCCGGTCCGGATGTCAGCTTTCAGGACGAAATCGAGTTTCTGCAAGGGGCCGTGGCCGAATTGCAGGCCGAGGGCATCACGAAAATCCTTGTGCTCAGCCATGTCGGCTATAACCGTGACCAAGAAATCGTCGCTGCCGTGGATGGGATTTCGGCCATCATCGGCGGGCATAGCCATACCCGTATGTCCAACACCGAAGAGGGTGCAGTCGAATACGCAACCCTCGTCGCCAGCCCCTCGGGCCGCGCGGTGCCCATTGTGCAAGCCTTCGCCTTCTCGCGCTACTTGGGCGAATTGCAACTGGACTTTGCCGAAGATGGCGCGGTCGTGTCCGCCAGCGGCGATACCGTGCTGCTGGATGCAAGCTTCGCCCCCGCAGAAGATATCGAAGCGCTGATCGCCCCCTTGGCCGCGCCGATCGAACGGTTGGTGCGTGCGCCGGTGGCCGAGATTGCCGCGCCCATCGACGGCGAGCGCGAGAACTGCCGCGCCCGCGAATGCGAAATGGGCAATACCGTGGCCGATGCCATGCTGGCCGAAGTGGCCGACCGGGGCATCAGCATCGCGCTGGCCAATGGTGGCGGTCTGCGCGCCTCCATCGGTGCGGGCACCGCGACCTTGGGCGATGTGCTGACGGTGCTGCCGTTCCAGAACACGCTCTACACGCTGGAACTGCCGGGTGCGGCGCTTGTCGCGGCGCTGGAACATGGCGTGAATGACGTGGAAAATGGCGCTGGCCGCTTCCCGCAGGTCGCGGGTATCCGCTTCAAGCTGGACCCCTCGGTTGCCCCAGGCGAAGGCCGTGTGTCAGATGTGGAAGTGCGCGAGGGCGACAGCTTCGTGCCCATCGACATGACCAAGTCCTATGGGATTGTCACCAACAACTTCATGGCGAATGGCGGCGACGGTTACGCCATGCTGCGCGATCAGGGCATGAATGGCTACGACACTGCCATCGACCTTGCCGAGGTACTTGCGCGCCACTTGTCGGCCAATGAACCCTTCGCACCACAGATCGACGGGCGCATCCTGCAATAA
- a CDS encoding sarcosine oxidase subunit gamma, with translation MATSALPGATYQGFVTVAEAGLRGMITLRGDLSALAGTVKKVMGCAVPAQRRVEQAGGTAVAWMSPDELLILCDYADAPALAASLAQALEGQFATVANVSDARAVFTVTGTGVGDALAKLCPVDFSALTTGDIRRTRAAQVAAAIWVSGPQEMTLVCFRSVGQYMFDLLSRAAAPGSEPKLYC, from the coding sequence ATGGCAACAAGCGCCCTGCCCGGCGCGACATATCAGGGCTTTGTCACGGTCGCAGAAGCGGGCCTGCGCGGCATGATTACGCTGCGCGGCGATCTGTCAGCCTTGGCCGGGACGGTTAAAAAAGTCATGGGCTGCGCGGTCCCGGCGCAACGGCGGGTGGAACAAGCGGGCGGCACAGCCGTGGCATGGATGTCACCGGATGAGCTGCTGATCCTGTGCGACTATGCCGATGCGCCTGCATTGGCGGCATCACTGGCGCAGGCGCTGGAAGGGCAATTTGCCACGGTCGCGAATGTATCGGACGCGCGCGCGGTGTTCACCGTGACAGGCACCGGGGTGGGCGACGCGCTGGCCAAGCTATGCCCGGTCGATTTCAGCGCGCTGACGACAGGCGACATTCGCCGCACCCGCGCGGCCCAAGTAGCGGCTGCCATCTGGGTGTCGGGGCCGCAGGAAATGACCTTGGTCTGCTTCCGGTCAGTCGGACAATACATGTTCGACCTGCTCTCGCGCGCCGCTGCACCGGGGTCAGAGCCGAAGCTATATTGCTGA
- the mepA gene encoding penicillin-insensitive murein endopeptidase translates to MRPILIALALLLAGPVQAQQLANQLFGAHAYGSLQAPEPIGSYAKGCGAGLVRLPETGPTWQAMRLSRNRNWGHPVLMEYVQDLSREATRHGWAGLYVGDISQPRGGPMTSGHASHQIGLDVDIWMLPATRLNLTVAERESLSSISVRTNDQLRVNANWTQAHYKIMRAAASDPRVDRIFVAAAVKLEMCKSARPADTAWLQKIRPAAGHNYHFHVRLKCPRGARNCETQTPTVAELSKGGNGCDETLQWWVTDFLNPPPRDPNAPPPTPRRHPRDYTMADLPRACGAVLVSQ, encoded by the coding sequence ATGCGCCCCATCCTGATTGCTCTTGCCCTGCTGCTGGCAGGCCCGGTTCAGGCCCAACAACTTGCCAATCAGTTGTTCGGGGCCCATGCCTACGGATCGTTGCAAGCGCCAGAGCCGATTGGCAGCTATGCCAAGGGCTGTGGCGCGGGGTTGGTGCGCCTGCCGGAAACCGGGCCGACATGGCAGGCCATGAGGCTGTCGCGCAACCGCAACTGGGGCCATCCGGTCTTGATGGAATATGTGCAGGATCTTAGCCGCGAAGCCACGCGCCATGGCTGGGCGGGGCTATATGTCGGCGATATCAGCCAACCGCGTGGCGGGCCCATGACCTCTGGCCATGCCAGCCACCAGATCGGCCTCGATGTCGATATCTGGATGCTGCCCGCCACCCGGCTGAACCTGACCGTGGCGGAACGCGAAAGCCTCAGCTCCATTTCCGTGCGCACCAATGACCAGTTGCGCGTCAACGCCAACTGGACGCAGGCACATTACAAGATCATGCGCGCGGCGGCATCCGACCCGCGCGTGGACCGCATTTTCGTGGCTGCCGCCGTGAAGTTGGAAATGTGCAAGTCCGCGCGACCTGCGGACACGGCATGGCTTCAGAAAATCCGCCCCGCCGCGGGCCACAACTATCATTTCCATGTGCGCCTGAAATGCCCGCGCGGCGCGCGCAATTGCGAAACCCAGACGCCGACCGTGGCGGAACTGTCCAAAGGCGGCAATGGCTGCGATGAGACCTTGCAATGGTGGGTCACCGATTTTCTGAACCCGCCCCCGCGCGACCCGAATGCGCCGCCGCCCACGCCCCGCCGCCACCCGCGCGACTATACCATGGCCGATTTGCCGCGCGCCTGTGGGGCGGTTCTTGTGTCGCAGTAG
- a CDS encoding DEAD/DEAH box helicase, translating to MTDFTMFGLRPILTAGLEAQGLDKPTPIQARAIPLVMQGRDILGLAQTGTGKTLAFGLPILHEVLGAGRPNPKTTQALILAPTRELVNQIAETLDAFARKSPVKVTRVVGGAGINPQIQKLAKGTDILVATPGRLLDLLDRRALTLAETRMLVLDEADQMLDLGFIHALRKIAGLLPRERQTLMFSATMSKPMNEIAAAYLDRPERIEVAAPGKPADKVTQSVHFVSQGDKAKLLESYLKQHPQDLALVFSRTKHGAEKLMKLLNSWGLSAGSIHGNKSQGQRERTLAAFRAGEIKVLVATDVAARGIDIPDMGHVYNYDLPEVPENYVHRIGRTARAGASGRALAFCAPAEMEDLRAIEKLMKISMKVEGGVPWSADLAGPARAEQRKRGQPQQRRKPQGAGGARGDKPKAKAPGAGGGQKRRRFG from the coding sequence TTGACTGATTTTACCATGTTCGGCCTGCGCCCGATCCTGACTGCTGGGCTGGAAGCCCAAGGGCTGGACAAGCCGACCCCCATTCAGGCCCGCGCTATCCCGCTGGTCATGCAAGGCCGTGACATTCTGGGTCTGGCCCAGACCGGCACCGGCAAGACGCTGGCCTTCGGCCTGCCCATCCTGCACGAGGTGTTGGGTGCAGGCCGCCCGAACCCCAAAACCACGCAAGCGCTGATCCTTGCGCCCACGCGCGAACTGGTCAACCAGATTGCCGAAACGCTGGACGCCTTCGCGCGCAAATCGCCTGTGAAGGTAACGCGCGTGGTGGGCGGCGCGGGAATTAACCCGCAAATCCAGAAACTGGCCAAGGGCACCGATATTCTGGTGGCCACCCCCGGCCGCCTGCTGGACCTGCTGGACCGCCGCGCGCTGACGCTGGCGGAAACCCGGATGCTGGTGCTGGACGAAGCCGACCAGATGCTGGACCTTGGCTTTATCCACGCGCTGCGCAAAATCGCGGGCCTGCTGCCGCGCGAGCGGCAGACGCTGATGTTCTCGGCCACCATGTCAAAGCCGATGAACGAGATCGCCGCCGCCTATCTGGACCGCCCCGAGCGGATAGAGGTCGCAGCCCCCGGTAAACCTGCCGACAAGGTCACCCAATCGGTGCATTTCGTATCGCAAGGCGACAAGGCCAAACTGCTGGAAAGCTACCTGAAGCAACATCCGCAAGATCTGGCGCTTGTCTTCTCGCGCACCAAGCATGGCGCAGAGAAGCTGATGAAACTGCTCAATAGCTGGGGTCTGTCCGCAGGCTCTATCCATGGCAATAAAAGCCAAGGCCAGCGCGAGCGCACCTTGGCCGCGTTCCGCGCCGGTGAAATCAAGGTGCTGGTCGCCACGGATGTTGCCGCACGCGGCATCGACATTCCCGATATGGGCCATGTCTATAACTATGACCTGCCGGAAGTGCCGGAAAACTACGTTCACCGCATTGGCCGCACCGCGCGTGCGGGTGCGTCGGGCCGCGCGCTTGCCTTCTGTGCCCCGGCGGAAATGGAAGACCTGCGTGCCATCGAAAAGCTGATGAAGATCAGCATGAAGGTCGAAGGCGGCGTGCCATGGTCCGCTGATCTGGCCGGGCCCGCGCGGGCAGAGCAACGCAAGCGCGGCCAACCACAGCAGCGCCGCAAGCCGCAAGGCGCAGGCGGCGCGCGCGGCGACAAGCCGAAGGCCAAGGCGCCGGGTGCTGGCGGTGGTCAGAAGCGCCGTCGTTTCGGATGA
- a CDS encoding Lrp/AsnC family transcriptional regulator produces the protein MQLDESDRRILRALQRQGRITNAELAEQVNLSPSACHRRVQRLEAEGIIAEYVALLDLKRIGRPTTVFVEITLSGQSDDLLDRFEREVARVPDVLECHLMAGSADYLLKIIAIDTEDFARIHRRYLSRLPGVTQMQSSFALRRVVQTTAVDI, from the coding sequence ATGCAGCTAGATGAGTCGGACCGCCGCATCTTGCGGGCCTTGCAGCGCCAAGGCCGGATAACAAATGCAGAGCTTGCCGAACAGGTCAACCTGTCGCCGTCGGCCTGTCATCGCCGGGTGCAACGGCTGGAAGCAGAGGGGATCATCGCGGAATATGTCGCGCTGCTGGACCTCAAACGGATTGGCCGCCCAACGACCGTGTTCGTGGAAATCACCCTATCGGGCCAAAGCGACGATCTGCTCGACCGGTTCGAACGCGAGGTCGCGCGCGTGCCCGATGTGCTGGAATGCCACCTGATGGCCGGAAGCGCGGATTACCTGCTGAAGATCATCGCCATCGACACGGAAGATTTCGCGCGCATCCATCGGCGCTATCTAAGCCGCCTGCCCGGCGTGACGCAGATGCAATCATCTTTCGCGTTGCGGCGGGTGGTGCAGACGACTGCGGTGGATATTTGA
- a CDS encoding cold-shock protein — MPTGTVKWFNTTKGYGFIAPDDGGKDIFVHISAVERAGLTGLADDQKVGYELRAGRDGRESASDLRLL, encoded by the coding sequence ATGCCAACCGGCACAGTGAAATGGTTCAACACGACCAAGGGCTATGGGTTCATTGCCCCCGATGATGGCGGTAAGGATATTTTCGTGCATATCTCTGCGGTCGAGCGCGCCGGGCTGACAGGCTTGGCCGACGACCAAAAGGTCGGGTATGAGCTGCGCGCAGGCCGCGACGGGCGCGAATCTGCCAGCGATTTGCGCCTGCTGTAA
- a CDS encoding MFS transporter, producing the protein MTLPRKHIWGWWAFDWANQPYNTLLLTFIFAPYFASAVAPDPVTGQALWGWMLAASGLVIALAAPVMGAIADSSGNRRSWLLLWSALYVLGSGALWLAVPGADAMTIALVLLAFAIGLVGLEFGIVFTNAVLPDLGHRDDLGRISGTGWALGYVGGLVSLVVMLLFLAENDQGVTLIGLSPPFGLDADAREGTRLVGPLTALWYLVFVIPFFLWVPVKSATVRVQGAVRRGLQELGESLRALPTRKSLFSYLGASLLYRDALNGIYAFGGIYAAGVLGWSIVQIGVFGILAAAVGALACWLAGKLDSRFGPKPVIVGSVVLLMVVCVIIVGTDRSMALFLPVAEGSRLPDITFYICGALIGAGGGSLQSASRTMMVRQADPARMTEGFGLYALSGKALAFLAPALVALVTTLTDSQRMGVTPLIVLFVAGLVLLSFVDPDGEPEFRCAPS; encoded by the coding sequence ATGACACTACCGCGCAAACACATCTGGGGCTGGTGGGCCTTTGATTGGGCAAACCAGCCTTACAATACACTGCTGCTGACCTTTATCTTTGCGCCTTACTTCGCATCCGCCGTGGCCCCTGACCCGGTGACGGGGCAGGCCCTTTGGGGCTGGATGCTGGCCGCGTCTGGCCTTGTGATCGCGTTGGCAGCCCCCGTGATGGGCGCGATTGCCGACAGTTCGGGCAACCGCCGGTCATGGTTGCTGCTTTGGTCAGCGCTTTATGTCTTGGGGTCCGGCGCGCTGTGGCTGGCAGTCCCGGGCGCGGATGCCATGACCATCGCGCTGGTGCTGTTGGCCTTCGCCATTGGGCTGGTAGGCTTGGAATTCGGGATCGTATTCACCAATGCCGTGCTGCCCGATCTGGGGCATCGTGATGATCTGGGCCGAATTTCCGGCACCGGCTGGGCGCTGGGCTATGTTGGCGGATTGGTGTCACTGGTTGTGATGCTGCTGTTTTTGGCCGAGAACGACCAAGGTGTGACGCTGATCGGCCTGTCCCCGCCCTTCGGGCTGGACGCGGACGCGCGCGAGGGCACGCGCCTTGTCGGGCCATTGACCGCGCTCTGGTATCTGGTGTTCGTGATCCCATTCTTTCTTTGGGTTCCCGTCAAATCTGCCACTGTCCGGGTGCAAGGCGCGGTGCGCCGGGGGCTGCAAGAATTGGGTGAAAGCCTGCGCGCCCTGCCAACGCGCAAAAGCCTGTTTTCTTATCTGGGCGCGTCGCTGCTATATCGCGATGCGCTGAACGGCATTTACGCTTTTGGCGGCATCTATGCCGCCGGGGTGTTGGGCTGGTCCATCGTTCAGATTGGCGTTTTCGGCATTCTGGCCGCTGCCGTGGGGGCGCTGGCCTGCTGGCTTGCGGGCAAGCTGGACAGCCGTTTCGGGCCGAAACCTGTGATTGTCGGGTCTGTGGTTTTGCTGATGGTGGTCTGTGTCATTATCGTGGGCACTGACCGCAGCATGGCGCTGTTCCTGCCCGTGGCCGAAGGGTCCAGACTGCCCGACATTACCTTCTACATTTGCGGGGCGCTGATCGGGGCCGGGGGCGGTAGCCTGCAATCGGCATCGCGCACCATGATGGTGCGCCAAGCTGACCCCGCCCGCATGACCGAAGGCTTTGGCCTTTATGCGCTGTCGGGCAAGGCGCTGGCCTTTCTTGCGCCTGCACTGGTCGCGCTGGTCACAACCCTGACGGACAGCCAGCGCATGGGTGTCACCCCGCTGATTGTTCTTTTCGTCGCAGGTCTTGTGCTGCTAAGCTTCGTCGATCCAGACGGAGAGCCTGAATTCCGATGCGCCCCATCCTGA
- the dapB gene encoding 4-hydroxy-tetrahydrodipicolinate reductase yields MRKIAVFGVSGRMGQMLVQATDEQPGAVLAAAVERAGHGWIGQDLGQAMGGAARGLVVTDDIDAALAASDVVIDFTAPDATVALAARAAQAGVAHVIGTTGFDDSHLAALAEIATRGHIVRAGNMSLGVNLLVTLARQVASALGAEYDIEIIEAHHRHKVDAPSGTALMLGQAVAEGRGVSLADMADRGRDGMTGARRDGAIGFHAIRGGDFIGEHDVIFAGPGERVTLRHVASDRALFARGALRAAMWLEGRAPGEYSMLDVLGLGGR; encoded by the coding sequence ATGCGGAAGATTGCGGTTTTTGGTGTCTCGGGGCGCATGGGGCAGATGCTGGTGCAGGCGACGGACGAACAGCCCGGCGCGGTGCTTGCGGCTGCGGTCGAGCGTGCCGGGCATGGCTGGATCGGGCAAGACCTTGGGCAGGCCATGGGGGGTGCCGCGCGGGGTCTGGTCGTGACCGATGACATTGACGCAGCCCTTGCGGCCAGCGACGTGGTCATCGACTTTACTGCGCCCGATGCGACCGTGGCGCTGGCTGCGCGGGCCGCTCAGGCCGGGGTGGCACATGTCATCGGCACCACGGGTTTCGATGATTCCCACCTTGCCGCCTTGGCTGAAATCGCCACGCGCGGCCACATCGTACGCGCGGGCAATATGAGCCTTGGGGTCAACCTGCTGGTCACGCTGGCGCGGCAGGTCGCAAGCGCGCTGGGTGCAGAATATGACATAGAGATCATCGAGGCGCATCACCGCCACAAGGTCGATGCCCCTTCGGGCACCGCGCTGATGCTGGGACAGGCCGTGGCCGAAGGACGCGGCGTGTCGCTGGCCGATATGGCCGACCGGGGCCGCGACGGCATGACCGGTGCGCGCCGTGACGGTGCCATCGGGTTCCATGCCATTCGGGGGGGCGATTTCATCGGCGAGCATGACGTGATCTTTGCCGGGCCGGGCGAACGGGTGACGCTGCGCCATGTCGCCTCTGACCGGGCGCTGTTTGCCCGCGGTGCGCTGCGTGCCGCAATGTGGCTGGAAGGGCGGGCACCCGGCGAATATTCGATGCTGGATGTGCTGGGACTGGGCGGGCGCTGA
- a CDS encoding thymidine kinase, with amino-acid sequence MAKLYFHYSTMNAGKSTILLQAAHNYRERGMVPYLLTAKLDERAGHGRIASRIGIGAEADTFDDQEDLFAKLTARMAQGPVACVFVDEAQFLKPDQVWQLARAVDDLRVPVMCYGLRVDFRGELFPGSATLLALADEMREVRTICHCGKKATMVVRLGPDGQALRDGAQVQIGGNESYVALCRRHWREAMEDRPTPQG; translated from the coding sequence ATGGCGAAGCTGTATTTCCATTACTCGACCATGAATGCGGGCAAATCCACGATCCTGCTGCAAGCCGCGCATAACTACCGCGAGCGGGGCATGGTGCCTTATTTGCTGACAGCAAAGCTGGATGAGCGCGCAGGCCATGGGCGGATCGCGTCGCGCATCGGGATCGGGGCAGAGGCGGATACGTTCGACGATCAGGAAGACCTGTTCGCCAAGCTGACCGCGCGCATGGCACAAGGCCCGGTTGCCTGTGTTTTCGTGGACGAAGCCCAATTCCTGAAGCCCGATCAGGTCTGGCAACTGGCCCGCGCGGTGGATGATCTGCGCGTGCCGGTCATGTGCTACGGGCTGCGGGTGGATTTCCGGGGCGAACTGTTCCCCGGATCGGCCACGCTGCTGGCCTTGGCCGACGAAATGCGCGAGGTGCGCACGATCTGCCATTGCGGCAAGAAAGCCACCATGGTCGTGCGGCTTGGCCCCGATGGCCAAGCCCTGCGCGATGGGGCGCAAGTGCAGATTGGCGGCAACGAGAGCTATGTCGCACTGTGCCGCCGCCACTGGCGCGAGGCGATGGAAGACCGCCCCACCCCGCAGGGTTAA
- a CDS encoding phosphodiester glycosidase family protein, producing MARITSAVAAILAWALPAQAECSRTDYMDQRFTLCEVQAGDDLRLFLRGADGTTFGSFAVVDAALAQTGKQLAFAMNGGMYHADRAPVGLYVEDGEELTRLILSEGPGNFGLVPNGVFCIEETRLTIIESQAFAQARPACHHATQSGPMLVIDGAYHPRFVEKSESRLIRNGIGVSADGQRAVFVISDSAVNLWEFARFFRDHLGLLQALYIDGRVSRLHAPELGRSDWGLPLGPIIGKVVDAPDASQ from the coding sequence ATGGCCCGGATCACTAGCGCCGTCGCGGCGATCTTGGCCTGGGCCTTGCCAGCACAGGCAGAATGCAGTCGCACCGACTACATGGACCAGCGCTTTACCCTGTGCGAGGTGCAGGCCGGCGACGACCTGCGCCTGTTCCTGCGCGGGGCTGACGGGACCACCTTTGGCAGCTTTGCCGTGGTCGATGCAGCACTGGCCCAGACTGGCAAGCAACTGGCCTTCGCCATGAATGGCGGCATGTATCATGCCGACCGCGCGCCGGTCGGTCTATATGTCGAGGATGGCGAGGAATTGACCCGGCTGATCCTGTCGGAAGGGCCGGGTAATTTCGGGCTGGTGCCCAATGGCGTGTTCTGCATTGAAGAGACAAGACTGACGATCATCGAAAGCCAAGCCTTTGCGCAGGCCCGGCCCGCTTGCCACCATGCCACGCAATCGGGGCCGATGCTGGTGATCGACGGGGCCTATCATCCGCGCTTTGTCGAGAAATCGGAGTCGCGGCTGATCCGGAACGGTATCGGCGTCTCTGCTGATGGGCAGCGCGCGGTCTTCGTCATTTCGGACAGCGCGGTCAACCTGTGGGAATTCGCCCGCTTCTTCCGCGATCATCTGGGGTTGCTGCAGGCGCTGTATATTGACGGGCGCGTGTCGCGGCTGCACGCGCCCGAGCTTGGCCGGTCGGATTGGGGCCTGCCCTTGGGGCCAATCATCGGCAAGGTTGTTGACGCGCCCGACGCCAGCCAGTAG
- a CDS encoding arsenate reductase family protein codes for MTTTILGLKTCDTCRKAIKALPDAAFRDIRADPLSAEERATLIAQFGDAVINRASTTWRGLSDDDKAMDPDDLLAAHPTLMKRPVIQKNGAWYLGWKVDTQKALGL; via the coding sequence ATGACCACGACCATCCTTGGCCTGAAAACCTGTGACACTTGCCGCAAGGCGATCAAGGCGCTGCCAGACGCCGCGTTCCGCGACATCCGGGCAGACCCGCTGAGTGCCGAGGAACGCGCCACCCTGATCGCGCAATTCGGGGATGCGGTGATAAATCGCGCCTCGACCACGTGGCGCGGGCTGTCAGACGACGACAAAGCGATGGACCCGGACGATTTGCTCGCCGCACACCCGACGCTGATGAAGCGCCCGGTCATCCAGAAAAATGGCGCTTGGTATCTGGGCTGGAAGGTCGATACGCAAAAGGCACTGGGCCTGTAA
- the ald gene encoding alanine dehydrogenase, whose protein sequence is MRVGCPTEIKPQEFRVGLTPAAAQELVRAGHEVVVQAGAGTGAGFVDADYTRAGAGIVDTAAEVFETADLVVKVKEPQAVERKQLRAGQALFTYLHLAPDPDQTRDLLDSGVTAIAYETVTDRAGGLPLLAPMSEVAGRLAPQMGAWTLQKANGGRGVLMGGVPGVGPANVVVIGGGVVGTHAARIAAGMGADVTVLDLSLPRLRYLDDMFGQQFRTGYASAARTAEMVLQADMVIGAVLVPGAAAPKLLRRAQLADMKPGAVLVDVAIDQGGCFETSRATTHADPIYEVDGIMHYCVANMPGAVARTSTIALGNATMPFMLALANKGWRQACADDPHLLAGLNTHAGRLTYGAVGKALGLDVIAPEAALNAA, encoded by the coding sequence ATGCGCGTTGGATGCCCCACGGAGATCAAACCACAGGAATTTCGCGTTGGCCTGACCCCTGCGGCGGCGCAAGAGCTTGTGCGCGCCGGGCATGAGGTGGTCGTTCAGGCCGGTGCTGGCACGGGCGCCGGTTTTGTCGATGCGGATTACACGCGCGCCGGGGCCGGGATTGTCGATACCGCCGCAGAGGTGTTCGAAACCGCCGATCTGGTCGTCAAGGTCAAGGAACCGCAAGCGGTCGAACGCAAGCAGTTGCGCGCCGGACAGGCGCTGTTCACCTATCTGCACTTGGCCCCCGATCCGGACCAGACCCGCGACCTGCTGGACAGTGGCGTGACCGCCATTGCTTACGAAACCGTCACGGACCGCGCGGGCGGCTTGCCGCTTTTGGCGCCCATGTCCGAAGTGGCGGGGCGTCTGGCCCCGCAAATGGGCGCATGGACGTTGCAAAAGGCCAATGGTGGGCGCGGTGTACTGATGGGCGGCGTGCCGGGTGTTGGCCCGGCCAATGTGGTTGTCATCGGCGGCGGTGTTGTCGGCACCCATGCCGCGCGTATTGCTGCGGGCATGGGCGCGGATGTGACCGTGCTGGACCTGTCCTTGCCGCGCCTGCGCTATCTGGATGACATGTTCGGCCAGCAGTTCCGCACCGGCTATGCCAGTGCTGCGCGCACGGCTGAAATGGTCTTGCAGGCCGATATGGTTATCGGCGCGGTGCTGGTGCCGGGGGCGGCGGCGCCAAAGCTGCTTCGCCGTGCGCAACTGGCCGATATGAAACCGGGTGCGGTGCTGGTCGATGTAGCAATTGACCAAGGCGGGTGTTTTGAAACCTCGCGCGCCACCACCCATGCCGACCCGATCTATGAGGTGGACGGGATCATGCATTATTGCGTGGCCAATATGCCGGGGGCGGTCGCGCGCACCTCGACAATCGCACTGGGCAACGCGACGATGCCCTTCATGCTGGCGCTGGCCAATAAGGGCTGGCGGCAGGCCTGCGCGGATGACCCGCATCTGCTGGCCGGGCTGAACACCCATGCGGGCCGTCTGACCTATGGCGCGGTCGGCAAGGCGCTGGGGTTGGATGTGATCGCCCCAGAGGCGGCGCTGAACGCCGCTTAA
- the rbfA gene encoding 30S ribosome-binding factor RbfA, with amino-acid sequence MSNRRFPTSSGPSQRQLRVGELLRRTLADVLTRGDVHDPDLNRIPITVSEVRASPDLKIATAYVMPLGGRDQETALAALRRNKAELRHLVSREMTLKYAPDLRFKLDETFDRMDETRRLLNDETVQRDLASGTDPDGPDH; translated from the coding sequence ATGTCAAACCGTCGTTTCCCCACCTCTTCCGGCCCGTCGCAACGCCAGTTGCGCGTGGGCGAGTTGTTGCGCCGCACACTGGCCGATGTGCTGACCCGCGGCGATGTGCATGACCCGGATCTGAACCGCATTCCGATCACGGTCAGCGAGGTGCGCGCCTCTCCCGATTTGAAGATCGCGACGGCCTATGTCATGCCACTGGGCGGGCGCGATCAGGAAACGGCGCTGGCGGCGCTGCGGCGCAACAAGGCGGAACTGCGCCACCTTGTCAGCCGCGAGATGACGCTGAAATACGCCCCCGATCTGCGCTTCAAACTGGACGAAACCTTCGACCGCATGGACGAAACCCGCCGTCTGCTGAACGATGAAACCGTGCAACGCGACCTTGCAAGCGGGACAGACCCCGATGGCCCGGATCACTAG